The genomic segment ACATAGTCAATTACATCCGCAAAGGCCCTTTTTACAAGTAAGGTCAAGTCTGCAGGTTCTGGGGCTTAGGATGTGGTCATATCTTTGGGGGGCCAGTGTTCAACTCGCTGCTTAGGGATCCATCCCGTCTGTGGGAGGTGCCAGGTGCaccgaatgaatgaatgagtgaatgagtgatgGAGCCAATGGGATGAACCCAGAGTTTGCAGAgtcaggagagaagaggcatggTCCTCAGCCAAGTCCCAGACACTTTGAATAGTGGAATAAGGCAGCACTGAGGGGCTCGGGGAGAGACAGGGCAAACCCAGGGGAACTGGGGGGTTGGGGGAAGATGGGTGGTGGCAGCAGAGAGGGCAGTGCTGCTGGGAGGTCAAGGAGGTCACAGGGGTCTTAGGAGCAGCAGGGTTCCAGACAGGGGTGGGGGAAGCTGGTGGCAGTGAAGGTGAGAGTGGCAATTGCAATGGGGTGGAcactgggggtgggggcagctgCAGAGGGCATGAGGGGCCAATGTTGAAGGGAAGCCTTAGGGCCGGGACAACAGGGTATAGGGTAGAACCCCCATACCAGCTCTAGGGAGGAAGGCTAGGCCTCAGATCCTCCCATGGGGGAAGGGTAACTCCAATGCATCTCGGGCGTTGGCAGTGCTGGGCAGCAGGTCCCCAAACCATGCCTCCACCCATCCCAGAAGAGTTCTGGAGTGGCTTAGGGCCACCTAACCCTGCCTCTGGCCTTGCCCCTGGACCCCCTGCCCCCACACAGCCTCACCTCTGCCTGGGCCCTCGGCCACCCCCAGAGGAGTGCAGCGCCCCTGACAGCATCCAGTTTACTCTTTCCTGCCCCAAGGCTGTGCCTGCCTCCTCCAGGCAGCCCCCTTGACTGCCCAGCTTGGGCAGCTCTGGGGCTGCAGAAGTGGCGGAACACCCACTACCCTGATGAGAATTCTCCCTTGGAGCCGGTCACAGCTCCTGCCCAGCCGTCACTGGCCTGATGCGTACTGGAGACTGGGTGCAGGGGCAGTGAGTGGATTTGCGAATGAATGAAACTAGTCACTCACTCTCCCTTGAGTCTGGAAGTACCAGGTGTGAGGGTCTTCTCCCAGCCCAGATGGGACCCCGAGACGGACACCGTCCTCCACTCTGGGCCCATAGCCCCCTCCCCACACGCCCTGTCAGGTGGTCCAAAAGGCCCTGGATggtaggggtggggagaggggctaGGTGGGGCTCCAGGCACCTGCAATGCCAGCCTCCCTCACTTTCTTTCAGGTGCGGAGACCCTGAAGGTCAGAGGTCAGAGTAGCCAGGCAGGTGGGAGCAGGACGGGTCCTGCCCATCCCAGCACCTGGCTCATGTGGGTATTGAGATGTCTGCTGCAGCCTCAGTCCGGGGGGCCACGTGTTCCTCCGTGGGAGGGCTGAGTGGATGCATTTACCTGTGCAGGTGTGCAGGCAGGTAATGCTAGCCCCAGGTGTGACCCAGAGTCCCCGTCTCCAGCAATGGTTTCCAAACCTTCCAAAACCTTTCTGAGTTTGGGATGGCCCCCCAGGGTTTGCAGCAATGGCGGTAACTTTGTAACCATGGACTCCTTCTTTGGAATGACCCCCACGTGCCCAGCACCCTGTGAGACTCCACCTTTGAGATCTGGGAGCCTAAGATGCCCCAGGTGGCAACGTGGGTGGTGCCACCATCAGTGCCCAGAAGTGCTGGCTTTCATGCCTTCACGTATGTGGTGAGGGGATAGGAGGAGGGGTCCTCACCTCCAAGGtctttcttcccttcccccaGCTCACTCTACCCCTGCCCAGCACCCAAGTCACAGAGAGGAGGACTCAAAACAAGGTAATTTTGAGTGCTTTATTGGGATTGCGAGCAAGACGGTTAAAGACAAAACCCAAGCACTGGATTTTGCCAGAAATAGCATGTTAAGGAATCAAGTTGAGGCGAACACGGGGCTGCTGCAAGATGGACCGAGACAGCAGGCACAGGTGACATTGGTGTCCAGCACGTGGGGGGTCTTCAGGTGATGGCACAGGGAGGGACCCAAGAGGGGGCCCCGCTGAAGACAACTGGGGGGGGTGCGGGGAAGAGAGGAGATGGATGCCACTACCATGGGCACAGGAGGTCAGGCGGGCAGCCGTGGCCAAGGTGACTGACCACCATGGGGAAAGCTGCACATTGGGGGACACAGAGGAGCAGCAGCCAGTGCCCCAGGGTGCCCAGCCCAGCGAGGCAGAATTAACACTGGAGGGGCTGGGCACCCAGCCAAAGGGGCTGCAATTTGGGGTGCCTCGAATTCTTTTGGGTTTTGTGCCAATCTGTCTTGATTCTCCAATTGTGACAATTTATCTCTTTGGGCTTCCACACAAGCTCTACCACCAATGGTCCGAATGGCCCCTTCTCTGAGCACTGGCTGGTCGGCCCTCTGTGCTGTGGGCGGGCTGGCATGGACCGCCCCCAGGGTCATGCCAGTCCTGTTGCCAGGACCCCAAAGCCGCAGGCCTCTAGATTGCTAGTGGGCTGCTGTGCAGGGGGGCTGCACTGGGGGCGGAGGTGGGGGTGAGGTAAGCCTCCCAGCTGCCCGGGTCCCTGCCCCAGCCCTAGGCATCCTGGTGGCTGTCAGGGAATGCCAGACCCACGGCTGCGGGGCTCAAGCAACCCCGGTCGGTGGACAGACCTGGGGCAGCTCTCCTTGCTCTGCGGGGCTCACGCCCTCCTGACCTCCCCGATTCCCTGACCTCACCCCTCCGGACCCCCAGGAGTCCCTGCAGAGCTATGGGACTCCTGGGGACCCAGTGGGGTGCTGAAGAGGCAGGCAAGGAGTCACcaaggggtggggggtgggctcCCCAAGTGCTCAGAAGGCGGCCACCTGCTCTCGCCCGATGGAGTCCTTCACACACACTGCAGCCCCTTCCCTCCCAGCTGGCAGGCCAGCTGGGAGCCCCTTCTGGTGGCCTCCGAGCACCTTTCTGACACCCAGGGAGACTCCGCCCTGCCACCCCCCCTGCCCCTCAGGACCTCCGGGAACCAGCCACTGTCCCCAGAAGTTAGGTCAGGGAGTGGCCCTCTCAATTCCCCTTGAACTTCTCTGTGGGTGCCGTGGCTGCACCCCAGAGGCTCCACTCTCAACTTAACCCAAGCGACAGagacagataaaaagaaaaggtggTTAAATGGCGGACAGCAGGACGGCGGGGTGGCCCCGCGAGGTGGTGGACGATTGTGCCGTACGTTCTTCCTTGGTCACTGCTCCCCTGTTACGTGGGGAGGGGGTTGAGAGCGCAAGAAAAGCTAAGGGGgggggtcaaaaaaaaaaaaaaagaaaaagaaagaagcccCAAGAGATGCCAATTAAAGAGGGGAAATAGATCAATTGACGCGAATTTGGGTTCCTAATTTTGGTCTGTAATTCTGCAAATCTCGCTGTCCTCCTGACTTTTCCATCCAAAACTCTCCCTGGACCATCTCCGACCCCGGAGCTCCCCCACCCAGCCCCCACTGCCCCCCACCCGCCCCTCCGACCACCAGACTTCCCGCTCTCCCTGTCATTGTTGCAAGTTTCCTGGGGGTCCCCGTTTCTGGCAGAGGCTCCCCAGGAGACTGGCAATGATGACCACTAGGTGTGCCTGGGGGGGggatcccaggtctttctcccaggacACACCTAGCAGGGTCAGGCTGCTCAGGGGCTCACCTTGCTGGGCACCTCCATCTCCCATCTGGCCAAACTCGTTCCTCGCTCGGCTAAGGCTGGTGCATGCATGCACTCTGGGGGCCATGGGGGGACACCTCCCCAGGGAGGACACAGGTCCTCTCAGGTTGGAAAGATGGAACCAGAGGTGTTCCACCCCGCAGCACGGGCCTCAGTGAGCAGCGGGGACGGGATAGGAGGGGAGCTTGAGACATGAAAACCTCATCACTGATCAGCTTAGAGAAGTGGGGGCAGAACTCAGGCCTAATCTGTAGAATGCTGGGTTTGTGTTTTAGTTGTTGCACTATTCTTTGGTGTGTGAGGGTGTGCAGGCACACAtgagagtgtgtgcatgtgtgtgaatgtgagtgtgtgtgggtgtgtgaatgtgagtgtgtgtgtatgtgagtgtgtgtgggtgtgtgaatgtgagtgtgtgtgtatgtgagtgtgggtgtgtgaatgtgagtgtgggtgtgtgaatgtgagtgtgggtgtgtgggtgtgtgaatgtgagtgtgggtgtgtgtgggtgtgtgaatTGAGTAtgggtgtgtgtgactgtgtgtgaatgtgagtgtgtgtgtatgtgagtgtgggtgtgtgtatgtgtgggtgtgtgaatgtgtgtgtatgtgagtgtgggtgtgtgtgtatgtgggtgtgtgaatgtgagtgtgtatgtggggGTGTGAATGTATgtgaatgtgagtgtgtgtatgtgagtgtgtgcatgtgtgtgtatgtttggcTGTGGGTATGTGAGTGTGTATACTTCTCAGGGTGGGGATTGAGATGTAAGTTTTGGAGGTGTGTTGTTGGCTTGGGGGGATAGATTTTAAGgtgtgtgggggttctgccaattAAACATTATTTCCACTAATTTTGGTTTTCATGCTCCACTCTCCCTTCCCTCGGTCTTATTTGGTCCCTCAAACTAGCTCTGGGACACTTTTTCATGATGGAAAATTGAGCAAAGAACGAGTTTGGGGTGGTGTTGTCGTATCATAGCCAATCGCATTTAAAGTGCCCAATTGAAGGTTTGTACGAGGAAATGGTGATGCCGCAAGGCGGTGTGTGTCAATTTTCCAGACCCTTCCTCTCTCTTCAATGGCCCAGGGACAGAGTCGTCAGCCAATTTTGACTCAAGGTCCAAAGGGAAAGAGGAGGGGGGGGGGCGCCAAATTCCTTTTCTTTGCCAATTGTTTTTAAGCCAATTAGTCTTTTAGCAGTTTTTCAGCCAAttgattttttaactttttttttttttaagctaattaACTTTTCTGGTTTTACTAAAGAGCCAATTAGTtttcggggcgggggggggttaTATTATGCGTTTAAtttttcgatttttttttttttttttagcctggaCCATTTGGGGGTACTAATAGGGGGCAGGGGCATATGTGGAGGATGGTTAAAGCCAATTGTTTCATATGTTTTTAAAGATGTTATACTCAGCCCGGTGGAGGGGGCCGAAGGGAAGCAGCCTGACTCAGGGAGGCTGGGGCAGGGGGGCTGGGGCTAGGGGAGCCCACGGGGGGGAGATGGCAGAGGAGGTTTAGAGGCAGGACCCTGGTGGACAGGTCCCTGGTCAGGAGGAGACAGGGCAATGGTGACGGCCCGCAGAATTACGACATTTTGGCTCACTTCTAATATTCCGTGACAGGAGGGTTCTCGTGGACAGGGTCCTGGGAGGACACGATGATCTGGGGGCGTTGGTTGACGGACTGACTGCTCATAATTCGGCTGGCCTCTTTGTACTCGTCGATCTTGTTGAGTACGTGACCCAGGCCGGCGTACAGGAGGCTTCGCAGGCCCCTGCGCAGTCGCTGGGAGGACTGCTTCGAGCCGTCACGTTGGAAGAACTTGCCCACGAGTTGTTTGGGTTGGTCCTGAGGGGGGAAGGGGCAAGTCAGGGGGGCCAACCCTGCAGGCCCTCCACTGTGGGCCTCCAGTCTCCTCTGAGAGATGCCCTGGCACAGGTCACTCTGCACTGGTGACCTGTGGGCGCTTACCTAAACCTCTAACCTGTCAGCTGGCTAAGTGTGACTGATCAGTACCTGGCAGACTTCTGGCTAATGTCCACACAAGTAGCAGACTTGGAAATTAACCTCCAGCTGCCCCTTAACTAGGCTCTGGCTGCTTCTTGCTGCTGGCCCACAAAGCCCCGGCTCCCAGATGGCACCCTAAGAGACCCAGCTGGAAAGGACACGGCGAGTCTAGAAAGGGGAGTAGCGTCCCCGTGAGCCCTCAGTTTCCCTTTCGAAGGCCCAGGAGCCAGCTCAGCGGATCAGCCTTACCGAGTCTGTGGCCAGAGGAGCCGACAGGTCTCTCTCGGACTTGGCGGGGGCGGCGCAGTAGGTCTCCAGCAGGGCCAGGTTGCATCTCTGGAAGCAGCATTCCTCCACGATGCCTCGGGAGCGGCGAGGACTGTGTCGGCTCACGGGTCTGCCTAGGGGCACCCCAGGGGAAAACATGTAATGCCACCCCAGGGGAGCACATGTGATACCTGAGTCCCTGGGGGAGGCGTAAGACTGACCCTGCCCTCAAGGCAGCCCCGAGTTGGACAGGACAATGGTCACCTGGGGAAAGGCCAGCCTGTAcggtggcagggggaggggagggagagcgAAGCAGGCAGGGGTGCCCCTAGACAGGAGGAAGACGAATGTTGTGACAAAGCTGGGGTCTGGCCTGGCCACATCCTGCCCCCTGTGCCTCATCCTGGGTTTAAAGTGGGCccagcccctccctgccccagcccacaGGGCAGACCCTACAAGGATGGTGGTTTGGTCAGGAGAGTAGGGGTGGACCCAGCTGAGGGGGCGGCCCAGCAAGGGGTCCGGGCCCCATGTCCCGGGCCCCAGGCCCTGAGACCAGCATCATCCCCGAACCTGGGACCAGCCTGGCGCCTGGGCAACACGGAGACAGGGCGGGAGAGAAGAAGACGGGAGGAGAGGAGTGAGGAGCTGCGATGAGACCACGCCCTTCTTTCCTCCcatcctctccccctcccccacgaCAGGCTCAGCCGGAGAGAGAGAGCATCACCACCTGCTATGCCTTGGGGGAGCCAAGGGACAGGCGCCAtcagtggggggaggggggagaggagcCCCTGTAGGGGCAGGGACCCaaaggagaccctgggtgagTTGGGCGGAGCAGGGGCAGTCAGGGGTTCCAAAGGGCGAGACACAGGGGTACTCTTCAAAGCTGGGAAGACCCATTTTACAGGGGGGAAGTTGAGGCTCTGAACTCAGCATGCCCACACCTGCCCCTCCTGGGGATGAATTTAAAGGACACGGGCCAGGCTGAGCCCACTGGAAAGGCTTAGATCCTGCTGGAAGGTGGCAAAAACAGGAGACCCTCTCCCACTCCCCTCCACTCACCTGGGGGGCTGGGCCCAGCTCTGACCTTTGCAGCCCCCTCCCTGAGCAGCTACCTTCTGGTGTCTCAGCCTGGGTCCCCCACCTGTACCTGGGTGGGGGTCCTATTGGCAGGGGTGGGGTCTCCTTCTATACCCCAGTGCCCAGCGAGTACTCACTCAGCCCCGCCCCCACCAGGGACATTGGAGTTTCTTTTTATGTACCTTAAGTGACCCCAATAGCTCCTATGTCCCCATCATTAAAAGTTCAGACACTGCCAAAGtacacaaaagaaaagcaggtgaCCTTCTTCAGTGCCCACACCTGCCCAGAGGGAGCTGTGCTTGGGGGCAGAGTGGTATCCCAGGCAGTATCAAGGGTGCAGAAGACACCAGGGCCATCTCAGGCTCCACCCTCAGGGGTGTGGGGGTAAGGCACCCTAGGGGTCTTCTTCCCACTCAGGGCGTCTTCATGCTCACAGGAGGCATGACCAGACTGGTGGAATGAGACATCTCGGCTCCCCCTTTAGGGTAGGTAAGGCTGAGCTGTGACCCGTCCCTAAGCCCCTGCCCCACCATGAATGCCTGCTGGGCACTATCTGTCTGGGATACAGCCCCAGGGTGCTTCACCAGGCACCATCACTAAGGAAAAATGAGGACCTGGGCTACAGGCACACCCAGGGGACCTCAGAGAACCTGGGCAGGAGGTAATGATCAGATACCACCCAGAGGACAGTGCTGGCGGCGTCTTTTAACTCACAAAAGGGTGAGACCATTTTCCCCCAGAAAAGATGGCCCTGGAGAAGCTTCCGACCCATTCGCTGGTGAGCAGACGGCCATCAGCCACCTGCACACCTAACTCCTTACCTATGCCCAGGTGGGCTGTGAGCAGATCCAACTACCCACCTCCTGGGGCAGCACACTGCCCCACCCCAGCCCAAGGGACATAGTTCCTGGGGAGCAGGAGCACAGAGCTCCCTTGCCCCTGTGCGTCTGGGCAAGGCCTGGGACCCCCTGGCTACCCTGGCTTTTCAGGGCTTGGCTCCCATGAAGAGACCACCCAGCCTAGGAGCAGAAGGAAGAAGGGTCACCGGGCGGGctgtggtggtgggggggacGACTGGTGCAGGGCAGTGGCAGACACACAGCAAGTGCTCGATAAATGTTGACTGGGGGCCCCCAGGGACTCTCTCAACGCCTCAAAATAAGAGGCCGGGTCATTCCCCAAGCAGCTCCCTCGGCTCTGGCAGAGCCCTCATCTGCCCCTGGGGCAATAAGCCAGCTTCCTCAGGGTGACACCAACATTTATGGAGTGTCTGCTGTGTCCGACCCCCGCCCGCCCCATGGCCCTGAGTTACTTACTGAAGTAGAAGCCGCGGTCACCACAGACGAACTGGAGGGTGTCCACCAGCTCCCCGCCACACAGAGTCTCACTGGGGCGGTAAGCAGCGATGCAGCACGAGGCCAAGGCCAAGAAGCTGAACAGCCACAACAACGACTTCCCCACCGGGATCCCCATCGGTGTctgggcagagagaggaggccgTGAGCACTCGCACCACAGAGCCAGGGCAGGCCCAGAGGGGTCTCCTGCACCCCCGGGACGCCAGGCTCACATATGAGCCTTGGGCCTCAAGCCAGAGACAACCCCACCATTTCTCAATTAACTTAAAATAGTAAAGATTCCCTACTAATACGGTTACTTTGGTTACAAGAGCTTTGACGGTTGAGGCGAAGGCGCTGAATGAAAAAATGCTTGCAAAAAGCTCAGAATCTCGGCATGGTGCTTCCCGTGGCCTTCACCACCATCGCTGCAGCAGCCCAGGGCCCAGTCCTGGACACTGGACCTGGCCGTATGGCCTCATGAGGCAGAGCCGGGCACAAGGGTGCATGGCCCCCACCACAGAGTTTGTGCATCCAGGAGgccacccacctcttcactgcgACCCCCCTAGCTGAGCAGGGGGGTCCAGGAGGACCAGCCCCCTCCCAAAGCAGCAGAAATCTTACTAGGCCAGCCCCACCCCACGCTTCCAGTCTGTGCCTGTGCAAAACTCAAGTCAAGGGTCCAATGGTTAGTGTTAACAGTGCTGCCCATACTCCTGGGGACCTTGTTCTCCTGAATCACCCAGTCCCCCAACTCCAGTCTGCACTGGATTCCCCAAAAACATTGTACAAAAGAGCCCAAAAGGCCTCCTCTCTAGGCTTCGCAGCACCTCACCCAGGCAGCACCCTACCAAAGTCCCTCTGTGACCACCGAACCCCATTTTCAGTATCAAACTCCACCCCCAGGACAGAATGGGGCCACTTGGAACTATAGAGAGTCCTGTGACCTGGAAGCCTGGGCACCAGGTCCTCCAGGGCCCAATCTGGAAGGAGAGGGACCCCTTAGGACACACCCCCACAGCCAGAGTGGCTATAGGGCCAGGCAAGGCTGACCACCTACATTAAGGGTGGGGGCTCTGGACAGAGAGACCATGGCTTCTCTTTAGACCAGCGAGCTGGCCCTGCCCCTCCAGGAGGTGGAACCCCCCAGGAGGGCAGCCCCAGCCTTCCTACCGCAGCCCAAAATACCAAAAGAGCTGGAGTGGGGGCCATGCAGGGCGAAGCACCCTGAGCCCCTGGCCACCCTGACACTAGGCAAGGAAGGGGCTGGGCAGGCTGCCCAGCCGTGCTGCTCCCCAGCTCACACACCAGCAGGCATGGGGGGCCCCCAGCACAGTCTTCTCCCCACAGGGAACAGAGTTTTTGCTAGATTGCTTGGCCCGGGGTTTTCTGGATGCAGTAAACCACGGAAGAGACGGAGGAGGcacaaaaaggaagaagaatctCCAGTCTTGCCTAAGCTCCAGAGAGCAGTGGCCGGCTCCATGCAAGGATCGAAAAGCTACCTTGCTTACCTCCTCCTGCCCTGACTGGCCCCCGGCCAGTCTCCCCAGCGCCCCCACTGCCGCCCCTGCCACACATTCTAAGAACTAACTTGGCCAGCTAGAAAGGCTCTGCGGCCTGAGCAGCCCAGGCTCAGCCCTGAGGCCCCTTCTGCAGGCCTGGCCACCCTGCAGGGCGAGGTGGGGCCCAGGGCACTGGCGCCAGCCTAAACAAGAGGGACAGGTGAGGGTCCAGACAATGCTGGGAACTGGGGACAAGGAGGCAGGCAGCAGCCTAGGACAGGAAGACAGGAGGccagagggaaggtgggagagcagGGGTGAGGGGGCAGAGCAGAGAGAGGCTGCCTGTGTGGAGAGGCAGCAGGCagggcccaggcccaggcccaggccatGCCCTCCAGCAGCCAGGCAGGCCTCAGCTGGTGGCAGAGGGTCCTCTATCAACAGCCCGGTTACCTGCTGTGGACGGGAAGGCTCGGGgctgaagaggaagaggaggctgGGTGGCTCTCACAGGAGAAGCGAATGTCCAGCTGGATGGCTGGTCAGTGCCAGGGCTTTTATGTCGGAGCCGGCTCCTCCCAGCCCCAGCTCCACCCTGCTCCCCCCTCTTGCTGACCACTCCCCCCGCCCCTTGCGCccgccccctccctcctcccaacCAGTCCCTTTCCTGCTGCACCCCAAGGCTAGCCCTGGGCCATCCTTAGCAAAATACAATGGGGGGAGGGCCATCCTGTACCCCCAGCCCATCTCTCCACAGGGCACGGAGCAAGGGGGTGGGAGAGGACTGCTCCACCTCCTTGTAAGGAAACTTCTAGGCTGCCCACTGGGGCAGAGGGCAGCCGCCCCCTCCAGAGACACACTCTTACCCTTCCATGCCTCAGGCT from the Loxodonta africana isolate mLoxAfr1 chromosome 7, mLoxAfr1.hap2, whole genome shotgun sequence genome contains:
- the IGF2 gene encoding insulin-like growth factor II isoform X2; its protein translation is MGSSCAGFQTPMGIPVGKSLLWLFSFLALASCCIAAYRPSETLCGGELVDTLQFVCGDRGFYFSRPVSRHSPRRSRGIVEECCFQRCNLALLETYCAAPAKSERDLSAPLATDSDQPKQLVGKFFQRDGSKQSSQRLRRGLRSLLYAGLGHVLNKIDEYKEASRIMSSQSVNQRPQIIVSSQDPVHENPPVTEY
- the IGF2 gene encoding insulin-like growth factor II isoform X1, which encodes MAFPDPQILVAGPRAEVASLQIQHAEDQNPIIQVFWVSSKSELFRRTPGSSVMQTPMGIPVGKSLLWLFSFLALASCCIAAYRPSETLCGGELVDTLQFVCGDRGFYFSRPVSRHSPRRSRGIVEECCFQRCNLALLETYCAAPAKSERDLSAPLATDSDQPKQLVGKFFQRDGSKQSSQRLRRGLRSLLYAGLGHVLNKIDEYKEASRIMSSQSVNQRPQIIVSSQDPVHENPPVTEY